From one Lycium barbarum isolate Lr01 chromosome 6, ASM1917538v2, whole genome shotgun sequence genomic stretch:
- the LOC132598859 gene encoding uncharacterized protein LOC132598859 isoform X3 codes for MVAYDCLPFSFPSGLGFVTYIQRCYNPLFEGIPRSTCRADVIDLYKKYRFYLRHVFNSLNCNVSLTADLGLSLNKLDFFAITCHWVDDNWVMQKRIIAFLYDEGKGRHDGKYLADSMSTIMRFFNIYRKTLCIALDNASNNTKAIGLLKKELNPPLRNIFHVRCSCHILNLIVKDGLMRFDDSIQKVRDAVAFLFCNANRGRIRDFKNACVENAFKNFRPGPGRITSYFPAGGPFTRMDSHVYPDYVVPSSYDSLLGKANMGAKNYAVVMPDANVEATLNALVAAGFGAAGQRCTTINTVVFVGGSNSWEDKLAERAKVLKVNAGTEPGADLGPVISKQARERISKLSHAIVDSGAILVLDGRQIAIDQDLLV; via the exons atggtagcttatgattgtttaccattttcctttccttcaggtttggggtttgttacttacattcaacgttgttataatccgttatttgagggtattcctagaagtacttgtagagcggatgttatagatttgtataaaaaatatagattttatttgcgccatgtatttaattctttaaattgtaatgtttctcttaccgctgatttgggtcttagtcttaacaagttagatttttttgctattacatgtcattgggttgatgacaactgggttatgcaaaaaagaattatagcttttttatatgatgaaggaaaaggtcgtcatgatggaaaatatttagcggattcaatgtctactattatgagattttttaacatttatagaaaaacactttgtattgctttagataatgcttctaataatacaaaggcgattggtcttttaaaaaaagaactaaaccctccgctaagaaatatttttcatgtaagatgtagttgtcacattttaaacttaattgttaaagatggtcttatgcgttttgacgattctattcaaaaagttagagacgcggttgcgtttcttttttgtaatgctaataggggaagaattagagattttaagaatgcttgtgtggaaaatgcTTTCAAAAATTTCCGACCTGGCCCAG GGAGAATCACTTCATATTTTCCAGCTGGAGGTCCATTTACGCGTATGGATAGCCACGTTTATCCTGACTATGTCGTTCCATCTAGCTACGATTCCCTGCTAGGAAAG GCCAATATGGGAGCCAAGAATTATGCAGTTGTCATGCCTGATGCAAATGTTGAAGCTACTTTGAATGCTCTGGTCGCTGCTGGTTTTGGTGCAGCAGGGCAAAGGTGCACAACAATTAACACTGTGGTCTTTGTTGGAGGCTCAAATTCATG GGAAGATAAACTAGCAGAACGTGCAAAGGTACTCAAAGTAAATGCTGGAACTGAACCAGGTGCAGACCTCGGACCAGTAATCAGCAAACAG GCCAGGGAACGGATATCCAAGCTAAGCCACGCAATTGTTGATAGTGGAGCAATACTAGTTCTTGATGGGAGACAGATTGCG attGACCAAGACCTATTAGTTTGA
- the LOC132598861 gene encoding large ribosomal subunit protein bL19cz-like, translating into MWRRVPSQLRALTPKCNVSSEISRPCVALYLRNFSSQFGNASTKKEVELGNLFETRLNVSVNRHASLTSPYKVYGSCLSQDTTMVPSFPRRFITTGAISQVSEDASASSLTTPRIKFKRLDKTAAHIMQILDKEAVQEVRAQSEIPDIKPGYIIQLKVEVPENKRRVSTVKGIVIARRNAGLNTTFRLRRLVAGVGVENLFHLYSPNLKEIKVLDKKKVRRAKLYYLRDKMNALKKH; encoded by the exons ATGTGGAGAAGAGTACCTTCGCAGCTTCGAGCCCTAACTCCAAAATGCAATGTTTCATCGGAGATTTCTCGTCCTTGTGTTGCTCTGTATTTGCGGAATTTCAGCTCTCAATTTG GAAATGCTTCTACGAAGAAGGAAGTTGAGCTTGGA AACTTGTTCGAGACCAGATTGAACGTGTCTGTTAACAGACATGCTTCACTGACATCGCCTTACAAGGTTTATGGATCATGTTTATCGCAAGATACTACCATGGTCCCAAGTTTCCCTAGAAGGTTCATTACGACAGGTGCTATTTCCCAAGTTTCTGAAGATGCTTCTGCTTCTTCTTTGACAACTCCACGTATCAAATTTAAGAGACTTGATAAAACAGCAGCACATATAATGCAG ATTCTTGATAAGGAAGCTGTTCAAGAAGTAAGGGCGCAGAGCGAGATTCCTGATATAAAGCCTGGTTATATTATCCAGCTCAAAGTG GAAGTGCCGGAGAACAAGAGACGTGTTTCAACTGTCAAAGGCATAGTGATAGCAAGGCGCAACGCGGGTTTAAATACTACATTCAGATTAAGAAGACTTGTGGCTGGAGTTGGGGTTGAAAACCTATTTCATCT GTACTCTCCCAATCTGAAGGAGATAAAGGTGCTGGACAAGAAAAAAGTGAGGAGGGCCAAGCTATACTATCTCAGGGATAAAATGAATGCCCTCAAAAAACACTAA
- the LOC132598857 gene encoding methylmalonate-semialdehyde dehydrogenase [acylating], mitochondrial isoform X1, with protein MALALTSSIAIHGSRSSSSCAHPKVRKVRSLSPGIFALSNNHFSVATESSWKHRNSPKVPNLVGGSFVDSQASEFIDVINPANQEVVSQIPLTTDKEFKSAVSAAKEAFPSWRNTPITTRQRVMLKFQELIRKNMDKLALNVTTEQGKTLKDAQGDVFRGLEVVEHACGMGTLQMGEYVSNVSNGIDTYSIREPLGVCAGICPFNFPAMIPLWMFPVAVTCGNTFVLKPSEKDPGASMMLAELAMEAGLPDGVLNIVHGTHDVVNAICDDDDIRAISFVGSNQAGMHIYSRASAKGKRVQSNMGAKNHGVVMPDANIDSTINALVAAGFGAAGQRCMALSTVVFVGDSKPWEEKLLERAKALKVSAGIEPDADLGPVISKQAKERVCRLVQSGIDDGAKLLLDGRDIVVPGYEKGNFVGPTILSDVTPDMECYKEEIFGPVLICMQANSLDEAINIVNQNKYGNGAAIFTTSGVAARKFQTDIEAGQVGINVPIPVPLPFFSFTGSKASFAGDLNFYGKAGVQFYTQIKTVTQQWKDLPGGSGVSLAMPTSQKS; from the exons ATGGCTTtggcattaacttcttcaattgCAATTCATGGCTCTCGCTCTTCATCCTCTTGTGCTCATCCCAAAG TGAGGAAAGTAAGATCTTTGAGTCCTGGGATTTTTGCTCTTTCTAATAATCACTTCTCAGTTGCTACTGAATCCTCATGGAAGCATCGCAATTCCCCA AAAGTTCCAAATTTAGTTGGTGGCAGCTTTGTAGATTCACAAGCATCAGAATTCATTGATGTTATAAACCCA GCAAACCAAGAGGTGGTTTCTCAGATACCTTTAACCACCGATAAGGAGTTCAAATCTGCGGTTTCTGCAGCCAAAGAAGCCTTCCCGTCATGGAGGAACACACCCATAACCACACGACAACGAGTCATGCTCAAATTCCAAGAGCTTATTAGGAAGAACATG GATAAGCTTGCCTTGAACGTGACTACGGAACAGGGAAAGACACTGAAAGATGCACAAGGCGATGTGTTCCGCGGTCTCG AGGTGGTGGAGCATGCATGTGGAATGGGAACTTTGCAGATGGGCGAGTATGTATCTAATGTATCAAATGGAATTGATACCTATAGCATAAGGGAACCTCTAGGTGTTTGTGCCGGGATTTGTCCGTTCAACTTCCCTGCAATGATTCCCTTATGG ATGTTTCCTGTTGCAGTTACTTGTGGTAACACGTTCGTTCTTAAGCCTTCAGAGAAGGATCCAG GGGCTTCCATGATGTTGGCAGAGCTGGCAATGGAGGCTGGTTTGCCTGATGGTGTTCTAAATATTGTTCATGGAACCCAT GACGTTGTTAATGCTATATGTGATGATGACGATATCAGAGCCATATCATTTGTTGGCTCAAATCAA GCTGGTATGCATATATATTCTAGAGCATCAGCTAAAGGAAAACGTGTTCAG TCCAATATGGGAGCCAAAAACCATGGCGTCGTCATGCCTGATGCAAACATAGATTCCACGATAAATGCTTTAGTGGCTGCTGGTTTTGGTGCAGCAGGACAAAGATGCATGGCATTGAGCACAGTGGTCTTTGTTGGGGACTCGAAACCTTG GGAAGAAAAACTGCTGGAACGTGCAAAAGCCCTGAAGGTCAGTGCTGGAATAGAACCTGATGCAGACCTTGGTCCAGTAATTAGCAAGCAG GCTAAAGAACGAGTATGTCGATTAGTTCAAAGCGGTATCGATGATGGAGCCAAATTATTGCTTGATGGAAGAGATATTGTG GTCCCGGGATATGAAAAAGGCAATTTTGTTGGTCCCACAATCTTGTCTGATGTCACACCTGATATGGAATGTTACAAG GAGGAGATATTTGGCCCAGTTCTTATTTGCATGCAG GCCAACAGCTTAGATGAGGCCATTAACATTGTTAATCAGAATAA GTATGGTAATGGTGCTGCTATCTTTACTACATCTGGTGTAGCAGCGAGGAAGTTCCAaacagatatcgaggcaggccaG GTCGGTATCAATGTTCCTATTCCAGTTCCGTTGCCATTCTTCTCCTTTACTGGATCCAAGGCTTCCTTCGCTGGTGACCTCAATTTCTATG GCAAGGCTGGAGTTCAGTTTTACACCCAGATCAAGACAGTAACACAGCAATGGAAGGATTTGCCAGGTGGCTCTGGTGTCTCTCTAGCAATGCCAACTTCTCAGAAGTCATAA
- the LOC132598859 gene encoding uncharacterized protein LOC132598859 isoform X2, with the protein MVAYDCLPFSFPSGLGFVTYIQRCYNPLFEGIPRSTCRADVIDLYKKYRFYLRHVFNSLNCNVSLTADLGLSLNKLDFFAITCHWVDDNWVMQKRIIAFLYDEGKGRHDGKYLADSMSTIMRFFNIYRKTLCIALDNASNNTKAIGLLKKELNPPLRNIFHVRCSCHILNLIVKDGLMRFDDSIQKVRDAVAFLFCNANRGRIRDFKNACVENAFKNFRPGPGRITSYFPAGGPFTRMDSHVYPDYVVPSSYDSLLGKANMGAKNYAVVMPDANVEATLNALVAAGFGAAGQRCTTINTVVFVGGSNSWEDKLAERAKVLKVNAGTEPGADLGPVISKQARERISKLSHAIVDSGAILVLDGRQIAVPKYELGNFIGPRYYLISRKTLNFPRRKY; encoded by the exons atggtagcttatgattgtttaccattttcctttccttcaggtttggggtttgttacttacattcaacgttgttataatccgttatttgagggtattcctagaagtacttgtagagcggatgttatagatttgtataaaaaatatagattttatttgcgccatgtatttaattctttaaattgtaatgtttctcttaccgctgatttgggtcttagtcttaacaagttagatttttttgctattacatgtcattgggttgatgacaactgggttatgcaaaaaagaattatagcttttttatatgatgaaggaaaaggtcgtcatgatggaaaatatttagcggattcaatgtctactattatgagattttttaacatttatagaaaaacactttgtattgctttagataatgcttctaataatacaaaggcgattggtcttttaaaaaaagaactaaaccctccgctaagaaatatttttcatgtaagatgtagttgtcacattttaaacttaattgttaaagatggtcttatgcgttttgacgattctattcaaaaagttagagacgcggttgcgtttcttttttgtaatgctaataggggaagaattagagattttaagaatgcttgtgtggaaaatgcTTTCAAAAATTTCCGACCTGGCCCAG GGAGAATCACTTCATATTTTCCAGCTGGAGGTCCATTTACGCGTATGGATAGCCACGTTTATCCTGACTATGTCGTTCCATCTAGCTACGATTCCCTGCTAGGAAAG GCCAATATGGGAGCCAAGAATTATGCAGTTGTCATGCCTGATGCAAATGTTGAAGCTACTTTGAATGCTCTGGTCGCTGCTGGTTTTGGTGCAGCAGGGCAAAGGTGCACAACAATTAACACTGTGGTCTTTGTTGGAGGCTCAAATTCATG GGAAGATAAACTAGCAGAACGTGCAAAGGTACTCAAAGTAAATGCTGGAACTGAACCAGGTGCAGACCTCGGACCAGTAATCAGCAAACAG GCCAGGGAACGGATATCCAAGCTAAGCCACGCAATTGTTGATAGTGGAGCAATACTAGTTCTTGATGGGAGACAGATTGCG GTTCCCAAATACGAGTTGGGCAACTTCATTGGCCCACGATATTATCTGATATCAAGGAAGACATTGAATTTTCCAAG GAGGAAATACTAG
- the LOC132598858 gene encoding uncharacterized protein LOC132598858 produces the protein MPPKKATAAQKKKGVVGETSRAQKGTRTLAQMMRDIASQPADSTTSSSSEESGAPIAATRGRGAATPLAPEAPTAAPPVPQPGADDGTLREAVQLLTRLVAGQARRRGRRDDDDDDRRDSLRVREFLLCAPPEFFGSKPDEDPHDFIRGMRRSLDLIRASETESVELASHRLRDVAAHWYESWELSRGEGASPATWDEFVAAFTRHFLPPELRRAQVDRFLHLQQRGRSVREYNLEFDSLARYAPAIVADMADRMHRYVMGLDRYLIDGCMAVALQTDMDIARLQAHALGMEDRHMDDYSSRDRDRRPPKRARSAGYSGDSRGRQPQPQQQSSWHSSQPAQSTPPQFSGRRFDSPGYLGAGQSSGVSGSRVDRSSGQTRPPRLQCSYCGRYHPGECYRATGACYSCGRQGHTVRECPYKGNLGGAAQPTGSVAGSSSPSIAKRPAGQGTSTSAGRGRGRGGAPSSSGPSNRIYALTSRQDPEALPNADTGILMSFFEI, from the coding sequence atgcctccgaaaaaggcgacggccgcccagaagaaaaagggcgtggtaggagagaccagtcgggctcagaagggtactcggacccttgctcagatgatgcgtgatattgcgtCCCAGCCAGCAGACTCTACTACgtcttcatcatcagaggagtctggagcaccaATCGCTGCCACTAGGGGTCGGGGGGCGGctacaccattagctccagaggctccaacgGCCGCGCCTCCagttccccagccaggggcagatgATGGTACCCTGCGAGAGGCAGTTCAGCTATTGACTCGactagtagcggggcaggctcgcagacgcgggcggagggatgatgatgatgatgacaggcgtgacagcctgagggttcgagagttcctattatgtgcccccccagagttttttgggtctaagcccgacgaggacccccatgactttattcgggggatgcggcgctcactagacttgatcagggcttcagagactgagtctgttgagttggcctcgcacagactacgggatgttgctgctcactggtatgagtcctgggagctatccaggggtgagggtgcttccccagctacttgggacgagttcgtggctgcgtttacccgccactttttgcccccagagttacggcgggcgcaggttgatcgatttttgcatctgcagcagaggggtcggagcgttcgtgagtataatttggagtttgattctctggcccggtatgcacctgccatagtagcagacatggccgatcggatgcacagatacgtgatggggttagaccgttatttgattgatggctgtatggcggtggcattgcagacagatatggatatcgccCGACTACAGGCCCAtgctctgggtatggaggaccgacacatggacgattattccagcagagatcgggacaggaggccgcccaagagggccaggtctgcaggatattctggagattcccgaggcagacagcctcagccgCAGCAGCAGTCTAGCTGGcattcttcccagccggcacagagcacacctccgcagttctcaggcaggagatttgatagcccagggtatttaggagcaggccagagctccggggtttcaggttcgcgggtagacaggagttccggtcagacgaggccacccaggcttcagtgttcttactgtgggagataccaccctggagagtgctaccgtgctacaggtgcttgttattcttgtggccgccagggccatactgtgagagagtgcccgtataagggtaatttgggaggtgcagcgcagcctaccgggtcagtcgcTGGGTCATCGTCTCCTTCGATAGCCAAACGCCCTGCGGGGCAGGGTACGTCGAcatcagcaggccgcggcagaggtcgtggcggagctcccagttcaagcggtccttcgaaccgcatctatgccttgactagtcgacaggacccggaggcgctACCAAACGCGGATACAGGTATACTAATGTCTTTTTTCGAAATATAA
- the LOC132598857 gene encoding methylmalonate-semialdehyde dehydrogenase [acylating], mitochondrial isoform X2, with the protein MMQFSVHRVRKVRSLSPGIFALSNNHFSVATESSWKHRNSPKVPNLVGGSFVDSQASEFIDVINPANQEVVSQIPLTTDKEFKSAVSAAKEAFPSWRNTPITTRQRVMLKFQELIRKNMDKLALNVTTEQGKTLKDAQGDVFRGLEVVEHACGMGTLQMGEYVSNVSNGIDTYSIREPLGVCAGICPFNFPAMIPLWMFPVAVTCGNTFVLKPSEKDPGASMMLAELAMEAGLPDGVLNIVHGTHDVVNAICDDDDIRAISFVGSNQAGMHIYSRASAKGKRVQSNMGAKNHGVVMPDANIDSTINALVAAGFGAAGQRCMALSTVVFVGDSKPWEEKLLERAKALKVSAGIEPDADLGPVISKQAKERVCRLVQSGIDDGAKLLLDGRDIVVPGYEKGNFVGPTILSDVTPDMECYKEEIFGPVLICMQANSLDEAINIVNQNKYGNGAAIFTTSGVAARKFQTDIEAGQVGINVPIPVPLPFFSFTGSKASFAGDLNFYGKAGVQFYTQIKTVTQQWKDLPGGSGVSLAMPTSQKS; encoded by the exons ATGATGCAGTTTTCAGTTCATAGAG TGAGGAAAGTAAGATCTTTGAGTCCTGGGATTTTTGCTCTTTCTAATAATCACTTCTCAGTTGCTACTGAATCCTCATGGAAGCATCGCAATTCCCCA AAAGTTCCAAATTTAGTTGGTGGCAGCTTTGTAGATTCACAAGCATCAGAATTCATTGATGTTATAAACCCA GCAAACCAAGAGGTGGTTTCTCAGATACCTTTAACCACCGATAAGGAGTTCAAATCTGCGGTTTCTGCAGCCAAAGAAGCCTTCCCGTCATGGAGGAACACACCCATAACCACACGACAACGAGTCATGCTCAAATTCCAAGAGCTTATTAGGAAGAACATG GATAAGCTTGCCTTGAACGTGACTACGGAACAGGGAAAGACACTGAAAGATGCACAAGGCGATGTGTTCCGCGGTCTCG AGGTGGTGGAGCATGCATGTGGAATGGGAACTTTGCAGATGGGCGAGTATGTATCTAATGTATCAAATGGAATTGATACCTATAGCATAAGGGAACCTCTAGGTGTTTGTGCCGGGATTTGTCCGTTCAACTTCCCTGCAATGATTCCCTTATGG ATGTTTCCTGTTGCAGTTACTTGTGGTAACACGTTCGTTCTTAAGCCTTCAGAGAAGGATCCAG GGGCTTCCATGATGTTGGCAGAGCTGGCAATGGAGGCTGGTTTGCCTGATGGTGTTCTAAATATTGTTCATGGAACCCAT GACGTTGTTAATGCTATATGTGATGATGACGATATCAGAGCCATATCATTTGTTGGCTCAAATCAA GCTGGTATGCATATATATTCTAGAGCATCAGCTAAAGGAAAACGTGTTCAG TCCAATATGGGAGCCAAAAACCATGGCGTCGTCATGCCTGATGCAAACATAGATTCCACGATAAATGCTTTAGTGGCTGCTGGTTTTGGTGCAGCAGGACAAAGATGCATGGCATTGAGCACAGTGGTCTTTGTTGGGGACTCGAAACCTTG GGAAGAAAAACTGCTGGAACGTGCAAAAGCCCTGAAGGTCAGTGCTGGAATAGAACCTGATGCAGACCTTGGTCCAGTAATTAGCAAGCAG GCTAAAGAACGAGTATGTCGATTAGTTCAAAGCGGTATCGATGATGGAGCCAAATTATTGCTTGATGGAAGAGATATTGTG GTCCCGGGATATGAAAAAGGCAATTTTGTTGGTCCCACAATCTTGTCTGATGTCACACCTGATATGGAATGTTACAAG GAGGAGATATTTGGCCCAGTTCTTATTTGCATGCAG GCCAACAGCTTAGATGAGGCCATTAACATTGTTAATCAGAATAA GTATGGTAATGGTGCTGCTATCTTTACTACATCTGGTGTAGCAGCGAGGAAGTTCCAaacagatatcgaggcaggccaG GTCGGTATCAATGTTCCTATTCCAGTTCCGTTGCCATTCTTCTCCTTTACTGGATCCAAGGCTTCCTTCGCTGGTGACCTCAATTTCTATG GCAAGGCTGGAGTTCAGTTTTACACCCAGATCAAGACAGTAACACAGCAATGGAAGGATTTGCCAGGTGGCTCTGGTGTCTCTCTAGCAATGCCAACTTCTCAGAAGTCATAA
- the LOC132598859 gene encoding uncharacterized protein LOC132598859 isoform X1 — translation MVAYDCLPFSFPSGLGFVTYIQRCYNPLFEGIPRSTCRADVIDLYKKYRFYLRHVFNSLNCNVSLTADLGLSLNKLDFFAITCHWVDDNWVMQKRIIAFLYDEGKGRHDGKYLADSMSTIMRFFNIYRKTLCIALDNASNNTKAIGLLKKELNPPLRNIFHVRCSCHILNLIVKDGLMRFDDSIQKVRDAVAFLFCNANRGRIRDFKNACVENAFKNFRPGPGRITSYFPAGGPFTRMDSHVYPDYVVPSSYDSLLGKANMGAKNYAVVMPDANVEATLNALVAAGFGAAGQRCTTINTVVFVGGSNSWEDKLAERAKVLKVNAGTEPGADLGPVISKQARERISKLSHAIVDSGAILVLDGRQIAVISLLCVSCFSIFMLQALFDGDNLPPSHKKGTLGEKRTELIEKY, via the exons atggtagcttatgattgtttaccattttcctttccttcaggtttggggtttgttacttacattcaacgttgttataatccgttatttgagggtattcctagaagtacttgtagagcggatgttatagatttgtataaaaaatatagattttatttgcgccatgtatttaattctttaaattgtaatgtttctcttaccgctgatttgggtcttagtcttaacaagttagatttttttgctattacatgtcattgggttgatgacaactgggttatgcaaaaaagaattatagcttttttatatgatgaaggaaaaggtcgtcatgatggaaaatatttagcggattcaatgtctactattatgagattttttaacatttatagaaaaacactttgtattgctttagataatgcttctaataatacaaaggcgattggtcttttaaaaaaagaactaaaccctccgctaagaaatatttttcatgtaagatgtagttgtcacattttaaacttaattgttaaagatggtcttatgcgttttgacgattctattcaaaaagttagagacgcggttgcgtttcttttttgtaatgctaataggggaagaattagagattttaagaatgcttgtgtggaaaatgcTTTCAAAAATTTCCGACCTGGCCCAG GGAGAATCACTTCATATTTTCCAGCTGGAGGTCCATTTACGCGTATGGATAGCCACGTTTATCCTGACTATGTCGTTCCATCTAGCTACGATTCCCTGCTAGGAAAG GCCAATATGGGAGCCAAGAATTATGCAGTTGTCATGCCTGATGCAAATGTTGAAGCTACTTTGAATGCTCTGGTCGCTGCTGGTTTTGGTGCAGCAGGGCAAAGGTGCACAACAATTAACACTGTGGTCTTTGTTGGAGGCTCAAATTCATG GGAAGATAAACTAGCAGAACGTGCAAAGGTACTCAAAGTAAATGCTGGAACTGAACCAGGTGCAGACCTCGGACCAGTAATCAGCAAACAG GCCAGGGAACGGATATCCAAGCTAAGCCACGCAATTGTTGATAGTGGAGCAATACTAGTTCTTGATGGGAGACAGATTGCGGTAATTTCACTTCTTTGCGTTTCGTGTTTTTCAATTTTTATGCTTCAGGCCTTGTTTGATGGAGATAACCTCCCTCCCTCCCATAAAAAGGGGACCCTGGGTGAAAAGAGAACCGAGCTGATTGAAAAATATTGA